From a single Ammospiza nelsoni isolate bAmmNel1 chromosome 11, bAmmNel1.pri, whole genome shotgun sequence genomic region:
- the BAP1 gene encoding ubiquitin carboxyl-terminal hydrolase BAP1 isoform X1 has translation MNKGWLELESDPGLFTLLVEDFGVKGVQVEEIYDLQSKCQGPVYGFIFLFKWIEERRSRRKVSTLVDETSVIDDDIVNNMFFAHQLIPNSCATHALLSVLLNCNNVDLGPTLSRMKDFTKGFSPESKGYAIGNAPELAKAHNSHARPEPRHLPEKQNGISAVRTMEAFHFVSYVPIKGRLFELDGLKVYPIDHGPWADDEEWTDKARRVIMERIGLATAGEPYHDIRFNLMAVVPDRRMKYESKLHILKMNRQTVLEALQQLIRVTQPELIQTQKSQESQPGEEAKPASSKTVTPESTHPDGTDEATSQGHPTATQSPPSKSKPVPKTAASGINGAPPANPNPIVQRLPAFLDNHNYAKSPMQEEEDLAAGVGRNRVPVRQHQQYSDDEDDYDDDDEEEVRNTNSAIRYKRKGQVKQEHVAGAADGQLSVLQPNTINVLAEKLKESQKDLSIPLSIKTSGGGAAVAVVTHSQPSPTPSNESTDTASEIGSAFNSPLRSPIRSANPTRPSSPVTSHISKVLFGEEDGLLRLDCLRYNRAVRDLGPIVSSGLLHLTEDGVFCPLAAADGKNSPSSIKPGEEAPVTIKLEEKEGSEASDSKEKVGLGRTSDHPGGEKYSPKELLALLKCVEAEIANYEACLKEEVEKRKKFKIDDQRRTHNYDEFICTFISMLAQEGMLASLVEQNISVRRRQGVSIGRLHKQRKPDRRKRSRPYKAKRQ, from the exons ATGAATAAGggctggctggagctggagagcGACCCCG GTCTTTTCACACTCCTGGTTGAAGATTTTG GGGTCAAGGGAGTGCAGGTAGAGGAGATTTATGATCTGCAGAGCAAATGCCAAGG CCCCGTGTATGGGTTCATCTTCCTGTTCAAGTGGATTGAGGAGCGCCGCTCGCGCCGCAAGGTCTCCACGCTGGTGGACGAGACGTCGGTGATCGACGATGACATCGTCAATAACATGTTCTTTGCTCACCAG CTGATCCCCAATTCCTGTGCCACCCATGCCCTGCTGAGCGTCCTCCTGAACTGCAACAATGTTGACCTGGGCCCCACATTGAGCCGCATGAAGGATTTCACCAAAGGCTTTAGCCCTGAG AGCAAAGGCTATGCCATCGGCAACGCCCCGGAGCTGGCCAAGGCCCACAACAGCCATGCCAG GCCAGAGCCACGGCACCTGCCGGAGAAGCAGAACGGGATCAGCGCCGTGCGGACCATGGAGGCGTTTCACTTTGTCAGCTACGTGCCCATCAAGGGACGGCTCTTTGAGCTCGATGGGCTGAAGGTCTATCCCATTGACCACG GGCCGTGGGCAGATGATGAGGAATGGACGGACAAAGCCAGGAGAGTGATCATGGAGCGCATTGGCCTGGCCACTGCAGG ggagccGTACCACGACATCCGCTTCAACCTGATGGCCGTGGTGCCTGACCGCAGGATGAAATATGAGTCCAAGCTGCACATCCTGAAGATGAACCGCCAGACTGTGCTGGAGGCCTTGCAGCAG CTTATCCGAGTAACTCAGCCTGAGCTGATCCAGACCCAGAAGTCTCAGGAGTCTCAGCCTGGTGAAGAGGCAAAGCCAGCCAGCAGCAAGACTGTGACTCCAGAGAGCACTCATCCAG ATGGCACTGATGAAGCCACCAGCCAGGGCCACCCCACGGCCACGCAGAGCCCACCCAGCAAATCCAAACCGGTGCCAAAGACAGCAGCGAGCGGCATCAATGGGGCCCCTCCAGCAAACCCCAACCCCATTGTGCAGAGACTGCCAGCCTTCCTGGATAACCACAACTATGCCAAGTCCCCCATGCAG gaggaggaagaccTTGCAGCAGGAGTGGGTCGCAACCGGGTCCCAGTCCGACAGCACCAGCAGTACTCGGATGATGAGGATGactatgatgatgatgatgaggaggaaGTTCGTAACACCAACTCAGCCATCAG GTACAAGAGGAAAGGGCAAGTGAAGCAAGAGCACGTGGCAGGGGCCGCAGATGGCCAGCTCTCCGTGCTGCAGCCCAACACCATCAACGTCCTGGCTGAGAAGCTGAAGGAGTCTCAGAAGGACCTTTCCATCCCCCTGTCCATCAAGACGAGCGGCGGGGGCGCCGCCGTGGCCGTGGTCACGCACTCCCAGCCGTCCCCCACGCCCAGCAACGAGAGCACGGACACGGCCTCCGAGATCGGCAGCGCCTTCAACTCGCCGCTGCGCTCGCCCATCCGCTCGGCCAACCCCACGCGCCCCTCCAGCCCTGTCACCTCGCACATCTCCAAGGTGCTGTTCGGCGAGGAGGACGGGCTGCTGCGCCTCGACTGCCTGCGCTACAACCGCGCCGTCAGGGACCTGGGGCCCATCGTCAGCTCCGGCCTGCTGCACCTCACCGAGGACGGCGTCTTCTGCCCgctggctgctgcag ATGGGAAAAACTCCCCCTCTTCCATCAAGCCCGGTGAAGAGGCCCCGGTTACGATCAaactggaggagaaggagggcaGTGAGGCCAGTGACAGCAAAGAGAAGGTGGGACTTGGCAGGACCAGTGATCACCCTGGGGGGGAAAAGTATTCTCCCAAG gagctgctggcactgctcaaGTGTGTGGAAGCAGAGATTGCAAACTACGAGGCCTGCCTGAAGGAGGAGgtagagaagaggaagaaattcaAG ATCGATGATCAGAGGAGAACCCACAACTATGACGAGTTCATCTGTACCTTCATATCCATGCTGGCCCAGGAAG gcaTGCTGGCCAGCCTGGTGGAGCAGAACATCTCGGTGCGCCGGCGGCAGGGAGTCAGCATCGGCCGCCTGCACAAGCAGAGGAAGCCGGACCGCCGGAAACGCTCCCGCCCCTACAAGGCCAAGCGCCAGTAG
- the SEMA3G gene encoding semaphorin-3G: MRAAVALSLCWLWAAGLSLPRLRLSYRELLASNRSVLFFGHRGSLGLRCLYLDEYRDRLFLGGKDVLYSLLLDGATAGAKEIYWPPRPGQTEECLQKGKDPGTDCANYVRVLHPYNRTHLLACGTGAFHPMCTFIYVGHRGEHTFSLDAASMESGRGRCPHEPSRAFASTVIGGELYAGLTADFLGRDPGVFRSMGTRSALRTEVDQRLLHDPKFVAAHLIPDNDDRDNDKAYFFFTEKVVEADSREHAIVSRVGRVCVNDAGGQRVLVNKWSTFNKARLVCSVPGPDGIDTYFDELEDVFLLRTKDRKNPEIYALFSTVSHVFRGSAVCVYRMADIREVFNGPFAHRESPHHQWAAYEGRVPYPRPGVCPSKTTNQPRRQYGTTKDFPDEVLHFARAHPLMFQPVLPRHHRPLLVKTDLPQRLRRLVVDRVEAEDGQHDILFLGTDAGSVLKVVVMQKTNSAMTEEVILEELQVFKVPVPITQMEISVKRQTLYVGSSLGMAQVRLHQCESYGTACAECCLARDPYCAWDGTACTHYQPSGKRRQRRQDGRHANPAHQCLDQNLTVDDFESVEEKVLYGAEDNSTFLECVPRSPQASVQWFVQRPPDEQRDEVKTDERIVQTEQGLLFRRLHRHDAGTYYCKTLEHGFTQTVAKTALRVIPSQQLAHSFPRGPGDELPALLCPEPRLVPQAPKSWFKDIMHLVSSPNPRRVEEYCARLWCSSRPQHRKSKLAQAKLVLAGVDVAKKGRTGKAHSERNRVPRHAPAT, translated from the exons AGCTTTTAGCCTCCAACCGCTCCGTGCTGTTCTTTGGCCACCGTGGCTCCCTGGGCCTGCGCTGCCTCTACCTGGATGAGTACCGCGACCGGCTCTTCCTCGGGGGCAAGGATGTGCTCTACTCCCTGCTCCTGGACGGGGCCACTGCAGGTGCCAAGGAG ATCTATTGGCCACCCCGCCCTGGGCAGACGGAGGAGTGTCTTCAGAAGGGGAAGGACCCAGGG acTGACTGTGCCAACTATGTCCGTGTGCTGCATCCCTACAACCGGACACACCTGCTGGCCTGCGGGACAGGTGCCTTCCACCCCATGTGCACCTTCATCTACGTGGGGCACCGTGGCGAG cacacctTCAGCCTGGACGCTGCCAGCATGGAGAGCGGCCGGGGCCGGTGCCCACACGAGCCCAGCCGCGCCTTCGCCAGCACCGTCATCG GAGGGGAGCTGTACGCCGGCCTCACGGCAGATTTCCTGGGGCGCGATCCCGGCGTGTTCCGCAGCATGGGGACGCGCTCCGCCCTGCGCACGGAGGTGGATCAGCGCCTGCTGCATG ATCCCAAGTTTGTGGCAGCCCACTTGATCCCAGACAACGATGACCGGGACAATGACAAAGCCTATTTCTTCTTCACGGAGAAGGTGGTGGAGGCAGACAGCAGGGAGCACGCCATTGTCAGCCGTGTGGGGCGTGTCTGCGTG aacGATGCTGGTGGCCAGAGGGTGCTGGTAAACAAGTGGAGCACCTTCAACAAGGCCCGGCTGGTGTGCTCAGTCCCTGGCCCTGATGGCATTGACACCTACTTTGATGAGCTGG AGGATGTCTTCTTGCTGAGAACGAAGGATAGGAAGAACCCAGAGATCTATGCCCTTTTCAGCACTGTCAG CCACGTTTTCCGGGGCTCTGCTGTCTGTGTGTACCGCATGGCTGACATCAGGGAGGTGTTCAACGGGCCCTTTGCCCACCGCGAGAGCCCCCATCACCAGTGGGCTGCCTACGAGGGCAGGGTGCCCTACCCACGGCCGGGCGTG tgtcccagcaaGACCACCAACCAGCCCCGGCGGCAGTACGGCACCACCAAGGACTTCCCTGACGAGGTGCTGCACTTTGCCCGTGCCCACCCCCTCATGTTCCAGCCCGTGCTGCCCCGGCACCACCGGCCCCTCCTGGTGAAGACTGACCTGCCCCAGCGGCTGCGCCGGCTCGTGGTGGACAGGGTGGAGGCCGAGGATGGGCAGCACGACATCCTCTTCCTCGGCACAG ATGCTGGCTCAGTGCTCAAGGTGGTGGTCATGCAGAAGACAAACTCAGCCATGACTGAAGAAGTcatcctggaggagctgcaggttttTAAG GTGCCTGTGCCCATCACCCAGATGGAGATCTCTGTCAAACGT CAAACGCTCTACGTGGGCTCCAGCCTGGGCATGGCCCAGGTGCGGCTGCACCAGTGCGAGTCCTACGGCACTGCCTGTGCCGAGTGCTGCCTGGCCAGGGATCCCTACTGTGCCTGGGATGGCACTGCCTGCACCCACTACCAGCCCTCGGGCAAGCGCCGCCAGCGCCGCCAGGACGGGCGCCACGCCAACCCTGCCCACCAGTGCCTGGACCAGAACCTGACCG TGGACGATTTTGAGAGCGTTGAGGAGAAGGTGCTCTACGGGGCAGAGGACAACAGCACCTTCCTGGAGTGCGTGCCCCGCTCCCCGCAGGCCAGCGTGCAGTGGTTTGTGCAGAGGCCGCCTGACGAGCAGCGGGACGAG GTGAAGACGGACGAGCGGATCGTGCAGacggagcaggggctgctgttcCGCAGGCTGCACCGGCATGACGCCGGCACCTACTACTGCAAAACGCTGGAGCACGGCTTCACCCAGACCGTGGCCAAGACCGCCCTGCGGGTcatccccagccagcagctggctcACTCCTTCCCCCGGGGCCCGGGGGACGAGCTCCCAGCCTTGCTGTGCCCCGAGCCCCGGCTGGTGCCACAGGCTCCCAAGAGCTGGTTCAAGGACATCATGCACCTGGTGAGCTCCCCGAACCCGCGGCGCGTGGAGGAGTACTGTGCCCGCCTCTGGTGCAGCAGCCGCCCCCAGCACCGCAAGAGCAAGCTGGCCCAGGCCAAGCTGGTCCTGGCTGGCGTGGACGTGGCCAAGAAGGGACGGACAGGCAAAGCCCACAGTGAGAGGAACCGCGTGCCCCGGCACGCACCGGCCACTTAG
- the BAP1 gene encoding ubiquitin carboxyl-terminal hydrolase BAP1 isoform X2 has protein sequence MNKGWLELESDPGLFTLLVEDFGVKGVQVEEIYDLQSKCQGPVYGFIFLFKWIEERRSRRKVSTLVDETSVIDDDIVNNMFFAHQLIPNSCATHALLSVLLNCNNVDLGPTLSRMKDFTKGFSPESKGYAIGNAPELAKAHNSHARPEPRHLPEKQNGISAVRTMEAFHFVSYVPIKGRLFELDGLKVYPIDHGPWADDEEWTDKARRVIMERIGLATAGEPYHDIRFNLMAVVPDRRMKYESKLHILKMNRQTVLEALQQLIRVTQPELIQTQKSQESQPGEEAKPASSKTVTPESTHPDGTDEATSQGHPTATQSPPSKSKPVPKTAASGINGAPPANPNPIVQRLPAFLDNHNYAKSPMQEEEDLAAGVGRNRVPVRQHQQYSDDEDDYDDDDEEEVRNTNSAIRYKRKGQVKQEHVAGAADGQLSVLQPNTINVLAEKLKESQKDLSIPLSIKTSGGGAAVAVVTHSQPSPTPSNESTDTASEIGSAFNSPLRSPIRSANPTRPSSPVTSHISKVLFGEEDGLLRLDCLRYNRAVRDLGPIVSSGLLHLTEDGVFCPLAAADGKNSPSSIKPGEEAPVTIKLEEKEGSEASDSKEKELLALLKCVEAEIANYEACLKEEVEKRKKFKIDDQRRTHNYDEFICTFISMLAQEGMLASLVEQNISVRRRQGVSIGRLHKQRKPDRRKRSRPYKAKRQ, from the exons ATGAATAAGggctggctggagctggagagcGACCCCG GTCTTTTCACACTCCTGGTTGAAGATTTTG GGGTCAAGGGAGTGCAGGTAGAGGAGATTTATGATCTGCAGAGCAAATGCCAAGG CCCCGTGTATGGGTTCATCTTCCTGTTCAAGTGGATTGAGGAGCGCCGCTCGCGCCGCAAGGTCTCCACGCTGGTGGACGAGACGTCGGTGATCGACGATGACATCGTCAATAACATGTTCTTTGCTCACCAG CTGATCCCCAATTCCTGTGCCACCCATGCCCTGCTGAGCGTCCTCCTGAACTGCAACAATGTTGACCTGGGCCCCACATTGAGCCGCATGAAGGATTTCACCAAAGGCTTTAGCCCTGAG AGCAAAGGCTATGCCATCGGCAACGCCCCGGAGCTGGCCAAGGCCCACAACAGCCATGCCAG GCCAGAGCCACGGCACCTGCCGGAGAAGCAGAACGGGATCAGCGCCGTGCGGACCATGGAGGCGTTTCACTTTGTCAGCTACGTGCCCATCAAGGGACGGCTCTTTGAGCTCGATGGGCTGAAGGTCTATCCCATTGACCACG GGCCGTGGGCAGATGATGAGGAATGGACGGACAAAGCCAGGAGAGTGATCATGGAGCGCATTGGCCTGGCCACTGCAGG ggagccGTACCACGACATCCGCTTCAACCTGATGGCCGTGGTGCCTGACCGCAGGATGAAATATGAGTCCAAGCTGCACATCCTGAAGATGAACCGCCAGACTGTGCTGGAGGCCTTGCAGCAG CTTATCCGAGTAACTCAGCCTGAGCTGATCCAGACCCAGAAGTCTCAGGAGTCTCAGCCTGGTGAAGAGGCAAAGCCAGCCAGCAGCAAGACTGTGACTCCAGAGAGCACTCATCCAG ATGGCACTGATGAAGCCACCAGCCAGGGCCACCCCACGGCCACGCAGAGCCCACCCAGCAAATCCAAACCGGTGCCAAAGACAGCAGCGAGCGGCATCAATGGGGCCCCTCCAGCAAACCCCAACCCCATTGTGCAGAGACTGCCAGCCTTCCTGGATAACCACAACTATGCCAAGTCCCCCATGCAG gaggaggaagaccTTGCAGCAGGAGTGGGTCGCAACCGGGTCCCAGTCCGACAGCACCAGCAGTACTCGGATGATGAGGATGactatgatgatgatgatgaggaggaaGTTCGTAACACCAACTCAGCCATCAG GTACAAGAGGAAAGGGCAAGTGAAGCAAGAGCACGTGGCAGGGGCCGCAGATGGCCAGCTCTCCGTGCTGCAGCCCAACACCATCAACGTCCTGGCTGAGAAGCTGAAGGAGTCTCAGAAGGACCTTTCCATCCCCCTGTCCATCAAGACGAGCGGCGGGGGCGCCGCCGTGGCCGTGGTCACGCACTCCCAGCCGTCCCCCACGCCCAGCAACGAGAGCACGGACACGGCCTCCGAGATCGGCAGCGCCTTCAACTCGCCGCTGCGCTCGCCCATCCGCTCGGCCAACCCCACGCGCCCCTCCAGCCCTGTCACCTCGCACATCTCCAAGGTGCTGTTCGGCGAGGAGGACGGGCTGCTGCGCCTCGACTGCCTGCGCTACAACCGCGCCGTCAGGGACCTGGGGCCCATCGTCAGCTCCGGCCTGCTGCACCTCACCGAGGACGGCGTCTTCTGCCCgctggctgctgcag ATGGGAAAAACTCCCCCTCTTCCATCAAGCCCGGTGAAGAGGCCCCGGTTACGATCAaactggaggagaaggagggcaGTGAGGCCAGTGACAGCAAAGAGAAG gagctgctggcactgctcaaGTGTGTGGAAGCAGAGATTGCAAACTACGAGGCCTGCCTGAAGGAGGAGgtagagaagaggaagaaattcaAG ATCGATGATCAGAGGAGAACCCACAACTATGACGAGTTCATCTGTACCTTCATATCCATGCTGGCCCAGGAAG gcaTGCTGGCCAGCCTGGTGGAGCAGAACATCTCGGTGCGCCGGCGGCAGGGAGTCAGCATCGGCCGCCTGCACAAGCAGAGGAAGCCGGACCGCCGGAAACGCTCCCGCCCCTACAAGGCCAAGCGCCAGTAG